AttgatttctatttttatttactGTCTCCCTTCTTTATTCTTCGCGGACCTTTAcaaacattttgagaaaattttaaataaataaaaagaacttCAAATAAAATTTAACTTCGTAATAGAAAACTAAACAAAGAATGACCAGGAAAATAAAATATGTCTTTtgcaaattattttttttcaactTGATTAAACCAAATTAACTACTTCACAAAATATTGTGCAAGTATTTTATTAAACTAAATAGTACTTGACACAACAACTATATTAAGAGCTTTTAGAATAGAAATTTTCAAGTTAACCATAGTAAAAGGTATTACAAAAAGATGATTTGATAAATCTTTTCCTGTAAATCATTTAGTTCTTGAAAAAAAATAAAGTCTTTGTTGACACAAGTTAAATCTACTATAACTTTTGTGCAaaacaatttcaagtaaaaaaATGAATTAccacataaaataattataacttaTGATATACATCATTAATCCTAGAGAGTATTTATAAAAATCAATTGTCATAATATATAATTGCAATTTATGATATAAAAATATAGTCCTTGATAATTCTTAAATAGCTTGATAACGACAGCTCAAAACTTTAAAAGTAGACATAGATATATACTGTTTAAAATCATCTCTTTTATTTGTATGATGCACCATTTCATGTAGTGAAAATAAAGCAGAACAAATGAAGGGTAACAATGGCTGGGACATTTTAAATTTTGCTCTAATAGATAATTGGTTGAATGagttaaaaatgaaaattttgttTGCTCACAAACATAAATACTAATGGTAATGGACaagttatatacaaaaaaataaaattagctGTGGAAATGGAATTGTCAGCCGCAATCATAATGAGAGGTGGACCCACTGAAAACTTATAAGGTTGCCTCAAAGGGCTAAAAAGTCTCCGCAGTCAAATTCTACTAAAGTTAGTGTAGTTAATCAACTTATTGGACCAATCAAAGCTCACAACAATAAAGTTACATATGTAATAACAAGAAGAGGCCTTTGTCGGCAAGCTGGCAAGACAACGCCCAGCTGCTTCAAAGCCTCTTCTATATATTAGAAAAAAAATCAGTCAGCACGAATTTTGTACATTCGATATCAACTGAATAGAAAAGTTGAGCACAGAGTTTATGCACTAACGTCCACAAGTAGAATATTTTTGCCATTGGTATGCTACCGTCATTTACTTCCACAGCTTTCGCAAAGACATATTCTTCTCCGTCTCCTTCTTCATTACCTTGGCAACTGCCATCTCAAAATCTTCTTGGGTCACGTGTACCCTCCTCTCCCTTAGAGCAAACATTCCTGCTTCTGTGCACACAGCCTGTAAACAGATCATAAGATGCATCAAAGGCATGGCAAAATATAAGCAAGCGAAGCGTCAGATGGCACTCAGTCAAAGTAGAAGTTACACAAGTCTCTCACATGCTAGATCACAAGTTCAACCGCTAAACTAAGCATGCGCATGCTCTCAAGCAATCAAAGTGCACATTAAAAGGATACGTCAGATATCAATTAAAGCCAAAAAGACATGCAATCGCTGCACACCTTAAGTTCTGCCCCAGAAGCGCCATTCATCTTCTCAGCAATTTTCTTCAAGTCAATCCCTCGCATCAAGTTCATCTTCCTGGAATGAATCTTCAATATGTCGAAACGGGACTGCAGAATAATGAGAACATAATTGATTAAGATGAATCATCAGAGGGTTATAGAAATAACAATAGAAGGCATGCAGCTCTGTGAGGAAGCAGAGAGGTAGATATTGCCGCATCCTTTCAATCATGTTTAAACACCTCTTGTACTATACTCCCTTCCGTCCTTTTTGTTTGTCGTTTAAGGTTTTGGGTAAAGCCACAGATAAAAAAGACCAGCAGgagtaattaaaaaaaaaaagaaaaaaagtaagcAATCACAAAGGGAAGACCTGAGATCCATGAACCTAGAAACAGTATATGAAACCAATGCATCCTCATGTTAACATCTTACTATCTTACAAGCTATGAGGAACCGTACCTCTTCATTGGGATTTGGAAATTCGATCTTCCTATCAATCCTTCCTGGTCTCAGGAGTGCTTGATCCAGAATATCTATACGGTTTGTAGCCATCAAAACCTGAAGCCAGGACCCTTCTTTTTCAGCTTAACAATCTCAGAATAATACACTTGTAAACTAGGCAACATGCAAGTGATCCAGATTGACAAAACTTGCCTTAATTTTGTTTGATGCCTCAAATCCATCGAGCTGATTAAGAAGCTCCAACATTGTCCTCTGCACTTCACTATCACCGTTGCCACTTCCTGATTCCATTCTAGCAGATCCAATACTGTCTATTTCAtccataaaaatgatagaaggagcATGTTCCCTGAAATACATTCAAGACCAGCCTTTTCTAAAGCTAAATGTATAACAAGAGAGCGAAAATGAAGCACTGAGCTAAATGTACTTCTCCAGAATAGGACTGTCCGgtgattttttggaaagtttcatCAAGTTAGCAGATTTTATGGTATTACAAGCTTCATGCCCCAACTTTCAAGCAACAAGATAGTTTCAGATATTAGACATCCATGAATTCTTATTCATGGAGCACAAATGGCCTAGGGTGTCTGTGAACTTTTGTGGTTACAAAAGCTGCTAGAGGAATTGAGATTGTCCGAAAACGGGAAACTTTCCTTGTTTAGTGATAATAAGGCTGCAATTAGTATAGCTCATAATCCAATCCAGTATGATCGAGCAAAGCATGTTGAGATTGATTGACATTTCATCAAAGAAAAAGTTACAAGTGGCATCTTAAGTTCGTTCCATGTGTTATCACAAAAGCAGCTAGCTGATGTGTTTACTGAAGGTCTCAACACATTGACTTTTCAAACACTGGTTTGCAAGTTGGGTATGTGCGATATCGTTGCACCAAGTTGAGGGGGGTGTTGATTAATTAGAGATTTCCTAGTTTAATTGTAAGAGTAGATTGATTCTAGAATATTTCCTTCACTATAATTAATTGTAATTGATTGTCTTTCCTTATTTAGTCTTCGGACTTATTGTATAACCTATTCTCATGGGATGTAAAAATACACACAAAAATACAAGAAGTCTTCTTCTTAAAATCTTCAAGCTGGCATACTTGGGCATTTCATCCATATCAATCACAAATAATGAAAGAATGAAAAAGCACATCTGCAAATAGGCACACCTAATGCATGAATATTCAGGCTGCCTACTGCAAAACTCCCTCACTTTTTCTCTGTCGCCCACAAAAATGAACAAATTGCAGTAGTATATCGTAGGCTAACCCAATGTAAGGATCGAATTTGACCTTAGCAGCTCAACATAGTGAGCTAGAAATGGCTATCCAATGATTTGGATGTAATAAGATCAGAAAGATGCATAACAGAACTGATTATGTAATAAAAGTTATGGACATTAGAGATACATATGTGTTGAGTACTCAAGCTATAATGAAACTTAACCTGGCCATCACAAAGAGTTCTCGCACCATACGAGAACCTTCTCCAATATATTTCTGCACCAATTCAGAACCAGAGACCCGAATGAAGGTACAATCAGTATGATGTGCAACTGCCCTAGCCAACAATGTTTTTCCAGTACCTGGAGGCCCGTAAAGAAGCACTCCCTTCATTTGAAAAGGAGGAGATAGAATAAGCACACATAAATTTGTCCAACCACTGTTATGCTTAAAATACtgatggaagaaatggagaaaaCATGGTAAATGGTGAATAACTGAATATACCTTAGGTTGAGCTATTCCAAGAGACTCAAACAGCTCAGGATGTTTAATGGGAAGCTCAATAACCTAATGCATAAAAGGCCAAAGTTCAAAAAGGTTACACAAATGTACAATGCATCAAAGATCAAGGTCTCAAGATAGATCATAAAACTAACTAAACACAATAACACAATGAAGGCAAAACCTCCTTAATCTCTTTAATTTGCTGGTCAAGGCCACCAATCATGTCATAAGTGGAATCAGGCACTTTCTCAACTTTCATTAGGTTGACCAATGGATCCACTTTGCTGGGCAAAATTAGATGGAGAACATAGCTGTCATTGCGGAGGGCTACTCTGGTTAATGGAGTAATCTTTGTAATGTCAATATTCTTATCAATATCAACAGCATATTTTCCTTCAGGATGAACCTGGCGCATAacacaaagataagaaaataagcATTTGGAAATTAATTATAGATGTATAGAAAAGAGGGATACAGAGGTATGAAAACTTATGTTTGATCAACATTTCAAGTTGAATAAGTATTGGTAAGTGGATCCACAGAAAACTATAGAAACACTGCATCCTAATCATTGTGCGACGCGCAAGGCTTTTTCCAGGAGTTCTGACTGATATAGAGTAGAAATTAACAAGCTTCAGTAATTCTTTTTGATAAGGAATTAACAAACTTCAGTAATCATTCACATTTTTATGTAAGGGAGGATATTCTGCACTGTAGCCTAGTATCTTTGCTCCTCAACCCAGCTTCTAAAATTTTCTTTCTTCATCCTTCATTTTTGCATTACAATCCAAACAAAAATAGCAGTAACAAAATTACTTTGGGTTACCAAAAAGTAGAGCAGATTAATAAACTCAATGAAGCAAAATCATTTCTGCCCATACCATATGAATAAGTAATAAATAGTAAAAGGTTCTCATCATCACCCTCTTCTAGAGGTCATGTAAAAGCTACATGATAATATTTATTTAGATCAAAATTAGAAACAGACAGCGGATGAGCATCTTAAAATATAAGTTGTTTATATTCATCATAGAGCACACACATGGAATGGCACGCTATCATTGTCTCATAATTGTTTAAATTCTCTCCAAGGAGAGGTGGGAAGGTAAACAAATATTGAATGACATGCTTTAAAGTTTAATAAAAAGGTAGAAACATCTTTTAAGGTTTTGTTATTCGTTCAAATACTATCATGAAGCATTGAAAGAGGGCAAATACAAGCAGCGATAAGATAACTGTTATTCAACACAACTATTAAAGAATTGAATTTGTCACCATTAATGCTGGAGGGAAGAAATAGAAATGAAAATTATGATGGACAGTCAGAAACAATAGACCAAAGGAGGATTAACATTAAGATAGAAACCCAAACAACTCATGAAGTGGGAAATAAGATCATTAAGTCAAGGAATAAGTTCCTGAGCATAATAACATATCAACGTTAAAACTTAAGCTGAGATGACCATTTATTGCCCCAGACAACTCAAAAACCCATTACAACCTTTCATCTGTGACGATGGTCTTCAAAAGCATAATATGCTTTTAACTTGTTGTATAATTTAGAGCCTCATCTTTCATTGCAATCACATAAGCACTTAAAAAGTTTTGATATAACCATGTTTGTGAAGTCATCCCACAAaatgctccaaaaatgcaaaCTGTGTAgataacttcttttttttttttggttggtgAAATATGCTGACATATGTGTATTTGTGTGTGTGCACACATGTGCACTAACTAAGAGAATATGCATttccggtcaactatttccatAAATTTTAGTGTGATCACAGAAAATCCCCTCATTCCCGCCACCTAGGAAGACCTTCAGGGGCAAAAACTATTCCTTTTAGCAGAAAAAGAATGCAAATCAATTCGACAAAAAAAGAGCTATTTCATTCATCAACAAAAACAAGCACTAAGGGAGCAAATTGCTAGCAAGCAAGTCAACCAAGCACATGAAACATAAATGGTCGTTGCTACATGCATTAGTAATGTAAACATCACCGTGAACAATGTGCCGCTAAATGAACCAAGTGCAACATTTCCCAAGGAAAAACTCACAGAAGTGAACCAAAAGCACATGAACCATAAATGATTGTGGATATGCATTAGGAAAATAAACATTGACAGGAATATTTTTAATAAACCAAATGAATCCTTTGCCAAGGGAAAGCTCACAGAAGCTTCTGTAATATGAAAGCATGTGTTTGACAGATTTTATATTGTAGGACAAACACTTCGAATTTCAAAGATAACAAGAAGTTTTTCCTTTTCTTGGATATAAGTAAGAAAATAACAAGGTTTAGATGCATTACTTTAACTAAAACTTTTGACTTCCCCATCATTTTAACAACTTCACCAACATATGATCCAGGCTCCTGAAGCAATTGTAATTCTTCCTTAAGCATTCTCACTGGGCATACACATACAAGAAAACACATCTTATGAGCCAAACAAAACACTGTTCCGTTCATAGACTGTAAAATTCCAAATTACAACTCAAAACGACAGGCATCAAAAACATCACACAAAGTCgggtacccccccccccccaaaccccaccccaagaaaaaaaaataaagctaAAGAAAGAACTTTTGGGATGTTCGGGAAATATTAGGCAATTTAAACTAAAATATCAGAAGGGTAAAATAGAAAAAAGGATCTCTATAAAAGAGGAAAGAATGACAACTCATTCTTCTTGTTTAATCATCAGAATTAACTGGAAGTTTTTAGGGTCCATTAACACAGTGGAAGCAGTTACCGTGCTAAAAATAGAAATTCTTGGCTTTAATTTGAAAATTCATAATATAATCACATAGATGCACATAGCAATGCAGTATGCGTAGCATATAGGAGTGCCCCCAAACGTAAACAGGAAAGAAATTCTAAAATACAGACATCTAGGTTTAATAAAGTTCCGGTTTCGAGATTTGGAATGAACCTTTGGAATTGAGCTCATTGCGTTGGGCTTCAAGTCGATTAAGATTGTGAGTCTTGAGCCGGACCTGAAGCTGGAGATCATGGATATGCTGCATATAATATTGTCTCAGCCCTTCTCCTTGCTTCGTTCCTTTTGCCGCCGAACAACTCTCCTCTCTCTCCATCTCCGTCCTGCTCTTCTCTACTTCCGCTGACGCCATTATATTCAATCAAAGCAGTGCATAGTTTGGAGCAAAAGTTTGTTAAATATCACTGCTTCTTTTCTTGTTCGAGGGGAAAAGATTAAGGGGTCGTTTGCGGATAAGCAAAAATATTTAGTATTgtatcataaaaataaatatcgaaataatttatatttatgatctATCATTCAGTGTTAATAATGGCGAGATAAGTTATTGAGTAGTAAAATTGATAATAACAGAATTAATACAATATGTTATATATCGACATAACTAATTTCAATATAACTAATTCAATCAGATATTATTTTCTAACCAAACGAACCCTATGGTGAATTACGATCTCGACCCTATATTTGCTTATTATCTAGTttttatatctatctatataaaTTATAAAAAAGGGTTAGATTTACCCTTTTACTTTTATCATTCCTTGTACTATTCGTCTAAATACACCTTTACAGTTACCAAAGTTTAATTAATCTTCTATTTCTAACGGCAGTCCATACTTGGACGCCGTGTGTGTATATATTAAAAATTCTTTTTACATTTTTTTCTGTTCTTATTAGTttacctttttcttcttctttttttcctttttttttttcttgtctCTTATTTTTCTCTAGTCTCAATGGAACCAACCCACTATTTCTGAGCTTCAACCGTGGGTTAGCTTCTTCCTCAAATTGTAAAGAATCCAACATTCAACAATATCTACCAACGATTTTTAACTTCCAATTAGTAATTTCCAAAAAGGTTTTAACACAAATGGGCCACCGCTTTGAATGTTAGTCACACAAACAGTTCAAATCTCATAGATCCATCAGtttggaattttgaaattttcttcaaTGTTTTGAATAACAAATAATTATTtatcactattctatatttctgtttaccctaaaaatggataacaactgaatttatacgcggttttaaggatacgtgatatatcTTGGCACAAATTAAGAGAATATATTAATATTGAATTTGACGATACAAGAAATAAATGTAAACCAAACGAGTCGAATAGCCTTGGCCCTCGAGTTAGACCACCTTTGAACTAAGAGAAGTTTCAACTTGATATAAGAACAGAGTATTGCTTTCAACTTAAACAATAATGAAAGCTAGAAAAAGACAATGTATTACTTTATGTTGCGTAAAAGTTCTCCGTTTACAAATGATTataccctctttatatagtaggagagtcctactcttgatacagtTCTAAATGAAGTAAGAAATTTCCTGATTGGCTAATTAATTGGCCTATCTttgatacatgccgagatctcCTCCGTGATCTACGCTCGATCGCGGATATTTCACCTTTCTGTTATCCGACTCAGCAAGTTTCCCTGGATTTTGCCTGATCTCGACTTTGTTCGGTCCCGGGGTCTCGAGCTTGGCGATATAATTTCACACCTCGGTTTGATATGACTCGAGGTCGGACCTTAATCTACCATATTCCAGTTTTGATTAGTTAAGCAAAGGGCTAGCCCGGTTTtggccgtatacagatagtcccctcgtttctcggagagaaaatgacgagaaacgacatgaattTCTGAATCCCGTCTCGATGGGCCATGACGTAAGTGATGAACCCGACTATGACGTAAGCGACAAATGGATATCGAAACATTCCGTCGGTCCAGttatcaaggcattaaatgcgtgcCAGTCGCTGGTCGGCCACTACCGGTTCTGAGCCGTCACCAACAAGCTATAAGTATCTAATTTTTCTTCATTCAAACTTTACGCTCAAAGCTCCTCATattcttatttttctttcaaaaatcccTTTACTTTGCAACTCTCGTACCCAAATTTTCATCAAATCGTATACCATATTAATTCTCTTTCCTCATGTTcttcaatggcgaaaacttctaaGATCATACCGCAAAAGGAGGCCGCTTCTTCATCATGACCCGCCGGTGGCGGGGGTGCGGCGGAGCCTCACCTGAGTAGTTCGTTCTGGTAGGGTACCCCACTGTTACCGATTTTAAGGTTAAAAAGACCTCCTTGGTACCAGGCCGTTGTCAGCCGATCTTGAGATACATATGCTCAATCACCGAGGATCTCCTCACCAAGGTCAAAGAGGACTGTAACTGGGTCAATAAGCATGTGGTGGTTCCTTCGTCCGAGGaatcgatcactacccacgtggaggatTTTCTAAGTATTTACATTTATCCCTTCACGTTTGGTCCTTTAGACTCATCATCATTGCCTTTTGCAAGAGGTATGATGTGACTCTTGGCCAAATCCACCCCTcattttggagaatagtgattttCCTCTGATTTTTCgcaagcaaaatcgaggggtgtccctttaccctcgaccaccttatGCGCCTCTAtcgtccccgactctatcgaggggggATGATCATGCTTGATCGCCGGGCAAGTAAGGCtccgttctcgagtatagacgaaaCTTGGGATCGGGGTTGGTTGGGCCAATTTGTTCGAGTAAAGACTTCGGACATGATCCCTGCTGAAAACATGCCAGAACAATCTACAACcacaagagctataaggacaaattttatttctccagaattattaacaagatattgcaagttaatcagtcacaaatatccagatcacatatgctcaaaatgcaaaggagaagataatattgttccagacgtacaactggaataaACAAGAAGAAGATTACTGAAGAAGAAGACGTAAGTAGTGTTTCACTTCGAAGGTTCAATCTCGTTATCTTCCTTCTTATCTCTTTCTTCATTGATATTTTTGGTGTCGCAGCTGTGGCCCAGATGCCGGACGCAGTTCCTGAACTTAAGGAATGGGTCGAGGGCCTTGTGTCACAGAGGCCGTATTCTGAGCGTGCTTGGATGGAATTATCGAAAGGTCGATGGGTGGCCCGCAATCATGGTAAGAGCTTTTCCCTGATACATCTGAAATTATTTCTTTTTATCATCGGTCCCTGATTTGTTATTTTATTTCGCAGGTTTACCAAAGGACGTCGAGATGAGGCCTCCATCAGCTGATGATGATATACACGTCAATTCCCCTACTCCGAAACATGTCAAAGAGAAGGGGGAAAAAAATCCCCGATTCCCTCCGACTCTGAAAAGTAGAGACCGAGGAAGCGGCTGGCGCATAAGCGCAAAAAAGCTGGGGCCCGAGAACTCTCATCGGACTCACTCAATCGGTTGAGGGACGAGTCCGAGGAAGAAGAAGATTCTGAGCTGATGGCCCGAGTAAGATGTGGCTCCGAGATGCCTCGAGCCATGGAGGCCGTAGTAGAGACAATGGGTGAAGTCCCCGAGAGGGTCGAGACCGATTTGGCCCAAGCCAGTGAGGTCGAAAAAGAAAGTGTGACAGGTATGTCCCAGGCAGAAGATAACGTACCCAAGGAAGTGCCTGGGGTGATTGACATTTCTGGGTCACCCTCATTTACGGATTCTATGATTAACGAGGCTCAGGCATTAAAGGGTAAACTTGGAGAAGGGGCGCAAGGTGCAGCCGATCCTTTCAATAACGTTTTTGATGGCCTCCACTCTATAGCTTCGGAAGGTGCTATCGGTTTGGGCGACTTATTGGTGCTAAATAAGGTACCATTATCGGGTGCTACTGGATCATCATTGAGCCCAAAATTGGTGGATCGATTCCCTGCCCCAAGTGTTAACCCCGACCGCAGGCGATCGATAACATTTTCTGTCCCCGAGGATGCCCGGGTTTTCTCTGCCCCTGTAGGGTTTGCTAGCTACCTCAGATGCTtggtgaccgaggaagaccaaGCCGTGATGAATGCAGTGGAGGCGCCTTGCCTATTTaatgaggcccaacatgctttgaatcgggtaagttcGAGATTCacttcattatttattttaaacttGAAGTTGTAAGTAATTCTAACATCTCTCTTCGGGCTtgcaggcttcggtgttgcatcatgAGGCTTTCTTCAGAATTTAGGAAGAGCACGTGGCTGAGGCCCGGGAATCCACCGAGAAGGAGGATACTTATAAGCTTCTGAGTGAGAAGCTTTGGGCCGATTTAGAAGCGACTCAGAGTGAGCATGTCGAGATGGACGAGCAGGTATTTCGAGtgcttcacgatagtgaagatgaattagAGATAGTAACTAATAATCTGATCCTGTAGGTCTGGCAGAGACTCGaacagatcgggcagcacaaGACATAGGTAGATGTGATACAAGCCAAGGCTGAAGAATTAAAGAAGAATATGGACATCTTAGCCTCGAAAAAGGAAAATGTCCAAGCACAATTGGAGTCGGCCGAGACCCAACTCTAAgctgcaaaagagaaggcctcgGTGCAGGTCAAGAAAATCGAGGAGCTTCAATCTCAATTAGACTTAGCTATCTTTGATAAGGCAAACTTGGCcaatgaactcgaagtggccagatctgaggtggccGTGGACAACACCAAAgccgatgctaaagtggcccagttcaaGGTCGATGTTAAGGCCATCCAGGCGAAGGCCAAGAGTATGCTGGAtcatgcaagatggcaggcttGAGAGAAGCCCTCGAGGGAGTTCATGCTCAAGGCTTCGATGTCCTGGCCAAAATTGAGAATGCCAAGGCAGAGGAAGCTAGGGCCCGGAAGCTAGCCTTTCCTGAGGAAGATTCCGAGAGCTTAAGCGAGTCCGAAGATGGGGAATATCTCGAGGATGGAGATGCTACCTCCGATGAAGACCAGGCCACATAGGCCTTTatattttttgctttcttttgcatcTTTTTGAGGTCGTTTTGACCATTGTAAATTTTTATACTAGGCCATTCTGGCCTTTGTATAAaagaattattatatatataaggtTTTCTTCCCCTATAGTCTCTcaattttttcttttgctttatcaCTTATATTCACAAAGGTCGGAATGCCTTAGCATACAATAACTTAGGTTGTGTAAGTTCAGACAAACCCTGcctttataatttttttattttgaggtACTTCGGGGGTTCATTGTTACCGAGAACTTTCTCCAGAAGTAAGTAACTCAaattatagtttgccgagggtagcttttagaacccgttgtgaaattttttctttttcgaaggcctattttttgTTACGGATtttggacgtctccgagccgtgttaatTTGGTCGTAGCCATTTAGTTCAGGAGCTTCCCATTGGGCTTGTTTTTtcccgagttatccgggcttgcccGAGGTAACAgttcccgagtggggtggccgtggcctttaAAAACTGGGgagttgcctaataggtcttttgCTCCCGAGGCCCAATGGCTTGGGCCGTTTGAGTTGGacagcagtccccgagtgagggagtGGTCGTTCGCATTCCAGTTATGTGTTGCCCTTGGGCTCGTTATTTTCGGAAGTACGAAGCTCTTTAAGTGATGTAAAGAGGAAgatttttaaaatataagatgattgcaaggaaagtacttctctttattctcgatCAAAATAGTCATACATACGTACACGTTTTATGCCAAGGCTCAAGCAATCTACGTGGGCACGGTTCTTTTCgatcgtttggcccttacaataaatcctatctatCAAAACCCTTCCTTTATGAAGTAGTTTCCTCGCTAGAGTTGATATTAGGAGATAGTGCATATTCGAGGGTAGCccaccagtattcgaggttgattgcaaaggaacctCGGATATTGTTAAATTGATCTTCGGTGCCGATTCATAATCGGgattgattctaagttagcacgattcattgttgtctcgttaaaaacctcgctgAAAAAtctatttgggacaaaatcggtctaagggaaaaagagtgcaacacgtgctttcatacCTAAAGACTTCGTGGTGTTCACCAAAAAATCCATTGTCGTTTCTCATTGACCACATGCAAGTGTTAGTCTGAAAAAAGGAAATGAAATGGGGTCGTACATTAATAGTAATACCGTTTTAGGTGAGATatattccaattgctcggtagttgttctcCATTCATCgttccgagcttgtaggacccttttCCAGTGACCTCGAGAATCTGGTACAGTCTTCCTAAttcggacccaatttcccttcgttcggatttcaggtgttgagggtgactttccttagcactaagtc
This sequence is a window from Nicotiana tomentosiformis chromosome 5, ASM39032v3, whole genome shotgun sequence. Protein-coding genes within it:
- the LOC104087721 gene encoding 26S proteasome regulatory subunit 8 homolog A-like gives rise to the protein MASAEVEKSRTEMEREESCSAAKGTKQGEGLRQYYMQHIHDLQLQVRLKTHNLNRLEAQRNELNSKVRMLKEELQLLQEPGSYVGEVVKMMGKSKVLVKVHPEGKYAVDIDKNIDITKITPLTRVALRNDSYVLHLILPSKVDPLVNLMKVEKVPDSTYDMIGGLDQQIKEIKEVIELPIKHPELFESLGIAQPKGVLLYGPPGTGKTLLARAVAHHTDCTFIRVSGSELVQKYIGEGSRMVRELFVMAREHAPSIIFMDEIDSIGSARMESGSGNGDSEVQRTMLELLNQLDGFEASNKIKVLMATNRIDILDQALLRPGRIDRKIEFPNPNEESRFDILKIHSRKMNLMRGIDLKKIAEKMNGASGAELKAVCTEAGMFALRERRVHVTQEDFEMAVAKVMKKETEKNMSLRKLWK